One segment of Alphaproteobacteria bacterium DNA contains the following:
- the hisH gene encoding imidazole glycerol phosphate synthase subunit HisH: MHVAIIDYGSGNLHSAAKAFERAAREQASELAIKVTARPEDVADADRIVLPGVGAFADCKRGLEDVPGMIEALEAAVQQDGKPFLGICVGLQLMAERGLEHGVTPGLGWIKGEVRAIAPADPELKIPHMGWNTLRVGRAHALFEGVPTGDGGMHAYFVHSYHFVPDEADDLVASTDYGGPITAFVARDNMAGTQFHPEKSQKLGLALIANFLKWKP, encoded by the coding sequence ATGCACGTCGCCATCATCGACTACGGCTCGGGCAATCTCCACTCCGCCGCCAAGGCGTTCGAGCGGGCCGCGCGCGAGCAGGCATCGGAACTTGCGATCAAGGTGACCGCGCGTCCGGAGGACGTGGCCGATGCCGACCGGATCGTGCTTCCTGGCGTCGGCGCTTTTGCCGACTGCAAGCGGGGCCTAGAAGACGTGCCCGGCATGATCGAGGCGCTGGAGGCAGCCGTGCAGCAAGACGGCAAGCCCTTTCTCGGCATTTGTGTCGGGCTTCAGCTCATGGCGGAGCGCGGGCTCGAACATGGAGTTACCCCCGGCCTCGGTTGGATCAAGGGCGAAGTCCGGGCAATCGCACCCGCCGACCCAGAGCTCAAGATCCCGCACATGGGCTGGAACACACTTCGTGTAGGCCGCGCGCATGCGCTGTTCGAAGGCGTTCCCACTGGTGACGGAGGAATGCACGCCTATTTCGTGCATTCCTATCATTTTGTCCCAGACGAGGCAGACGATCTCGTGGCAAGCACCGATTATGGCGGCCCGATCACGGCTTTCGTCGCCAGGGACAACATGGCTGGGACGCAGTTCCACCCGGAGAAGAGCCAGAAGCTCGGGCTCGCGCTTATCGCCAACTTCCTCAAATGGAAACCGTGA